In Cyprinus carpio isolate SPL01 chromosome B16, ASM1834038v1, whole genome shotgun sequence, the following are encoded in one genomic region:
- the LOC109105915 gene encoding pleckstrin homology domain-containing family F member 2: MVDRLANSEANSKRIGVVEACFGTAGQPLAIPGRVLIGEGVLTKLCRKRPKARQFFLFNDILVYGNIVIQKKKYNKQHIIPLESVTIDTVEDEGDLRNGWLIKTPTKSFAVYAATATEKSEWMSHISKCVSDLLEKSGKSPTGEHAAVWVPDSEATVCMRCQKIKFNPVNRRHHCRKCGFVVCGPCSEKKFLLPSQSSKPVRVCEFCYKQLSTGGTLPARSDSYSRSEFSSNNISDDDDDDDSSD, translated from the coding sequence ATGGTGGACCGCTTGGCGAACAGTGAGGCCAACTCTAAGCGCATCGGAGTCGTGGAAGCATGCTTTGGCACAGCAGGTCAACCTCTGGCCATCCCAGGTCGAGTGCTGATCGGAGAGGGCGTTCTCACAAAGCTGTGCCGCAAAAGGCCCAAAGCCCGGCAGTTCTTCCTCTTCAATGACATCCTGGTTTACGGCAACATTGTCATCCAGAAGAAGAAGTACAATAAGCAGCACATCATCCCTCTGGAGAGCGTCACCATAGACACGGTAGAGGACGAGGGCGACCTGCGCAACGGCTGGCTCATTAAAACACCCACCAAATCCTTCGCCGTCTACGCTGCCACAGCTACGGAGAAGTCTGAGTGGATGAGCCACATCAGCAAGTGCGTCTCGGACCTACTGGAAAAAAGCGGGAAATCTCCCACCGGTGAGCACGCGGCCGTCTGGGTGCCCGACTCTGAGGCGACCGTGTGCATGCGCTGCCAGAAGATAAAATTCAACCCCGTCAACCGCCGCCACCACTGCCGGAAATGCGGCTTTGTCGTGTGCGGCCCTTGTTCAGAGAAGAAGTTCCTGCTACCCAGTCAGTCGTCCAAACCGGTGCGGGTGTGCGAGTTCTGTTACAAGCAGCTCTCCACGGGCGGCACCCTCCCGGCCCGCTCAGACTCCTACAGCCGTTCAGAGTTTTCCAGCAACAATATCTCAGACGATGACGACGATGATGACAGCAGTGACTGA